A stretch of Metabacillus sp. FJAT-52054 DNA encodes these proteins:
- a CDS encoding TIGR00725 family protein has translation MIRIAIIGQSGVIPEEICTIAEEAGAEVAKRGAVLLTGGGSGVMEHASKGAKEAGGLVIGILAGDKTDVANDYLDVPITTGLGFDYRSLILVHSCDAIIMIRGGNGTLGELSAAYMNSKPVVIVETSGGWAAKIKDAAFEGSYLDERRTVEMHYAHSGKAAVKRAFELLDLKRDTVKNTGLTGD, from the coding sequence ATGATTAGAATAGCGATTATCGGTCAATCTGGAGTTATACCTGAGGAAATATGCACAATTGCTGAGGAAGCAGGAGCTGAGGTTGCGAAAAGAGGGGCTGTTCTCCTTACAGGCGGTGGGAGCGGGGTCATGGAGCATGCTTCAAAGGGGGCTAAAGAAGCAGGGGGACTTGTTATCGGTATCTTAGCCGGCGATAAGACTGATGTGGCAAATGATTATTTGGATGTCCCTATTACGACAGGCCTGGGTTTTGATTATCGCAGTCTCATACTCGTTCATTCCTGTGATGCGATCATTATGATCAGGGGAGGGAACGGGACTCTCGGTGAGTTGTCAGCAGCTTATATGAATAGTAAGCCGGTCGTTATCGTCGAAACCTCGGGAGGCTGGGCAGCTAAGATAAAAGATGCTGCATTTGAAGGCAGCTATCTTGATGAACGGAGAACCGTGGAAATGCATTATGCCCATTCCGGAAAAGCAGCTGTTAAAAGAGCATTCGAACTCCTTGATCTGAAACGGGATACTGTGAAAAATACGGGACTTACCGGAGATTAA
- a CDS encoding transporter, giving the protein MMPPPPPPGGGGFPGQGQGQGQPPGPPPGFTPQQQATAFAVDPGGIRRCLYRNTYVWLNNGQQFWFYPTFVGRNSTAGFRWFPGFRQWGYFGIDLRQISSFTCF; this is encoded by the coding sequence ATGATGCCACCACCTCCGCCGCCAGGAGGCGGTGGATTTCCTGGTCAAGGACAAGGGCAGGGACAGCCTCCAGGTCCACCCCCTGGCTTCACCCCACAGCAGCAGGCAACTGCTTTTGCTGTTGACCCTGGTGGAATCCGCAGGTGTTTATACAGAAACACTTATGTATGGCTGAATAACGGACAGCAATTCTGGTTCTATCCAACATTTGTCGGCAGAAATTCTACAGCAGGATTCAGATGGTTCCCAGGCTTTAGACAATGGGGCTACTTTGGCATTGATCTCCGCCAGATCAGTTCATTTACTTGCTTCTAA
- a CDS encoding GGDEF domain-containing protein has protein sequence MIKIGEITEKAPVITGDVKTQTAGSIFEEQPSAQGIVVLKNDRPIGLVMKSRYNHKLSAKYGYDLFMGRPIELIMDSKPLIVDQEDSITEVSSLAMNREEQHLYDYIIVTSEGKYSGIISIRNLLIKFAEVQADLATWTNPLTGLPGNVLIEQKLNEIISTEHPFSLLYADLDHFKEYNDLFGFKRGDLLIKETANILIKYLFFKKNENAFLGHIGGDDFLAVVPHFGYEQLCKNIINEFTVVAKKYYEEEDWDRGYTVGLSRKNVYEEIPLVSLSIAVVTNQTMHFSSSEELSNAAAQTKKKCKSIHHSCYFQYSPKQKVHL, from the coding sequence ATGATAAAGATTGGAGAAATAACCGAAAAAGCGCCGGTTATTACAGGGGATGTCAAAACCCAAACCGCCGGTTCCATATTTGAAGAACAGCCTTCCGCCCAAGGGATTGTTGTCTTAAAAAATGACCGCCCAATTGGACTCGTGATGAAATCCCGCTATAACCACAAGCTTTCAGCCAAATATGGGTATGATCTTTTTATGGGGCGCCCTATTGAATTAATTATGGACTCCAAGCCTCTGATTGTAGACCAGGAAGACAGCATAACCGAGGTAAGCTCTCTTGCCATGAACCGCGAAGAGCAGCATCTTTATGATTACATTATTGTGACTTCAGAAGGTAAATACTCCGGAATTATCAGCATCAGGAACCTCCTCATCAAATTTGCAGAAGTCCAAGCCGATCTTGCCACGTGGACGAACCCGCTCACCGGTTTGCCCGGAAATGTGCTCATTGAGCAGAAGCTTAACGAAATCATTAGTACGGAGCATCCTTTTTCCCTTCTTTATGCAGACCTGGATCATTTTAAAGAATATAATGATTTGTTTGGTTTTAAGAGGGGTGACCTTCTTATAAAAGAGACAGCCAATATTCTAATTAAATATCTTTTTTTCAAAAAAAACGAAAACGCTTTTTTAGGCCATATTGGCGGTGACGACTTTCTTGCCGTCGTACCGCATTTCGGGTACGAGCAGCTTTGCAAAAATATTATCAATGAGTTTACTGTTGTGGCAAAAAAGTATTACGAAGAGGAGGACTGGGACCGCGGATATACCGTTGGGCTATCCAGAAAAAATGTGTATGAGGAAATTCCCCTCGTAAGCCTTTCCATCGCAGTTGTAACAAATCAAACGATGCACTTTTCATCAAGCGAAGAATTGAGCAACGCGGCTGCACAGACCAAAAAGAAGTGCAAATCGATTCATCACAGCTGCTACTTTCAATATTCTCCAAAGCAAAAAGTTCATCTGTAA
- a CDS encoding MDR family MFS transporter, with product MKESKKGLVVTGLLLGILMAAMDNTIVATAMGTIVGDLGGLDQFIWVTSAYMIASVAGMPIFGKLSDMYGRKRFFIAGLTIFIIGSILCGTAQDMAQLSIYRAIQGIGGGALMPIAFTIMFDIFPPEKRGKMSGLFGAVFGISSVFGPLLGAYLTDFLNWRWVFYVNIPLGLIAFFLVVKFYFESLERRKQKIVWAGASLLVASVLCLMFSLELGGDEIPWNSPLMAGLIAGFAILLISFIFVERKASDPVIPFDLFKNRLFAASQAAGFFYGSAFILGTIFIPIFVQGVYGGSATNAGFILMPMMLGSVAGSQAGGGFASKTSYRSLMLISAVLFIAGLFLLGTLSADTPRVYLTIYMVILGLGVGFSFPLLSMASVHGISMRQRGTANSTNAFFRTIGMTLGVTVFGTLQNNLLMDELKKTMPNFEKFSPTGDSRAMLSPEAREQMPPNVLSAIQDAMAGSISEMFMWSLAAGVLALVFVALMPNARLEVPGSLQQNTKTPVKQAK from the coding sequence ATGAAAGAAAGCAAAAAAGGCCTTGTTGTCACGGGTCTCCTGCTTGGGATTTTAATGGCCGCGATGGATAACACAATCGTGGCTACTGCGATGGGAACCATAGTAGGGGATCTGGGAGGATTGGATCAATTCATCTGGGTAACATCAGCATACATGATTGCAAGTGTTGCGGGGATGCCTATTTTCGGCAAGCTCTCTGACATGTACGGCCGAAAAAGATTTTTCATTGCAGGATTAACCATCTTTATTATCGGATCTATTCTTTGCGGCACCGCTCAGGATATGGCGCAGCTTAGTATTTACCGTGCTATTCAGGGGATTGGCGGAGGTGCGCTAATGCCGATTGCATTTACGATTATGTTCGATATTTTCCCTCCTGAAAAACGGGGCAAAATGTCAGGTTTGTTTGGAGCTGTTTTTGGAATATCCAGTGTATTCGGTCCGCTTCTCGGAGCCTATTTAACGGATTTTCTAAATTGGCGCTGGGTATTTTATGTAAACATTCCTCTTGGCCTGATTGCTTTTTTCCTAGTCGTAAAATTTTATTTCGAATCACTAGAACGCAGGAAGCAGAAAATTGTCTGGGCTGGGGCCTCCCTGCTCGTAGCTTCTGTATTATGCCTTATGTTTTCACTCGAGCTTGGCGGAGATGAAATTCCTTGGAATTCCCCGTTAATGGCGGGTCTGATTGCCGGTTTTGCCATTTTGCTTATATCCTTTATATTTGTTGAAAGAAAAGCCTCAGACCCTGTCATTCCATTCGATTTATTTAAGAACAGGCTGTTCGCAGCCAGTCAGGCAGCAGGATTCTTTTACGGATCCGCTTTTATTCTAGGCACAATATTCATTCCGATTTTTGTACAGGGCGTTTATGGAGGATCTGCAACTAATGCAGGATTTATCCTAATGCCTATGATGCTTGGAAGTGTTGCAGGCAGCCAGGCTGGAGGAGGTTTTGCTTCGAAGACCTCCTATCGCAGCCTGATGCTGATCTCGGCTGTTCTGTTCATTGCCGGCCTGTTTCTCCTTGGCACGCTTTCAGCAGATACTCCAAGAGTATATTTAACCATTTATATGGTGATTTTAGGGCTTGGCGTTGGATTTTCATTCCCGCTGCTCAGTATGGCTTCTGTGCATGGCATCAGCATGAGACAGCGCGGAACAGCAAACTCCACGAACGCCTTTTTCCGTACGATTGGTATGACACTTGGTGTAACCGTATTTGGAACCCTGCAAAATAATCTTTTAATGGATGAATTGAAAAAAACAATGCCTAATTTCGAAAAATTCAGCCCTACAGGGGATTCTAGAGCTATGCTTTCCCCTGAAGCAAGGGAGCAAATGCCGCCTAATGTACTCTCTGCCATTCAGGATGCTATGGCTGGATCCATTTCGGAAATGTTTATGTGGTCCCTGGCTGCAGGCGTTCTTGCTCTCGTTTTTGTTGCACTTATGCCTAACGCCAGACTCGAAGTACCAGGCAGCCTGCAGCAGAACACTAAAACTCCTGTTAAACAGGCTAAATAG
- a CDS encoding ATP-binding protein, whose translation MLIYLKPLIVNMAILFSFTFNANLMFPFHSRKKIKVKQQIIYGLISGFGAMLCMLYPIEDLGETFFDFRMIAILIVTLYSGWLAGGIALLFVCAVRYGFGGEFVFVGIFINAAAYAAGLLFRRIFLKSKVRLIAGAFITLLYFFFYIWIVSRFITFLRIDFYMIYFVFFFAVTMAVIAIIEALIRINRNLDNMIYLDKLTTIGQMAASIAHEIRNPITAVRGFIQFLQEDTTDQKLMEFSPLILSELDRTNKIITDYLKLAKPYEFSLARVKIDELMRDSVELLKPLATFENAEIKLELVPSNDVVGDAEHLMQAIMNVLKNSIESIEGGGRITVAKKPDYFNGKVIVTIADTGKGMTEEQLQNIGLPFYTTKTKGTGLGTMITSRLIHDMDGEIEYTSKINEGTVVTITLKAYTSLT comes from the coding sequence GTGCTCATTTATTTAAAACCACTTATCGTTAACATGGCCATTCTGTTTTCATTTACTTTTAACGCCAATTTAATGTTTCCCTTTCACTCAAGGAAAAAAATCAAGGTGAAGCAGCAGATTATATATGGACTTATCAGCGGATTTGGCGCAATGCTCTGCATGCTATATCCAATTGAAGACCTGGGGGAAACATTTTTCGATTTTAGAATGATTGCCATACTGATTGTTACGCTATATTCTGGATGGCTGGCGGGCGGAATTGCCTTGCTTTTTGTATGTGCCGTCCGCTACGGCTTTGGAGGAGAATTCGTTTTTGTTGGAATTTTCATAAATGCGGCTGCCTATGCAGCGGGATTGCTTTTTAGAAGAATCTTTCTGAAATCCAAGGTTCGTCTTATTGCGGGAGCTTTTATTACGTTACTTTATTTCTTCTTCTATATATGGATTGTTTCCCGTTTTATCACGTTTTTGCGCATTGACTTTTATATGATTTATTTCGTGTTTTTCTTTGCGGTTACGATGGCGGTCATCGCTATTATTGAAGCCCTTATCCGTATAAACCGGAACCTGGACAATATGATATACCTTGATAAATTAACAACAATCGGGCAGATGGCTGCATCCATTGCGCATGAAATCCGCAATCCGATTACCGCTGTAAGAGGTTTTATTCAGTTTTTGCAGGAAGATACAACCGACCAGAAGCTGATGGAGTTCTCTCCGCTAATTCTGAGTGAACTCGACCGTACCAATAAAATTATTACAGATTATTTAAAGCTAGCGAAACCATATGAATTTTCACTTGCAAGAGTGAAAATTGATGAGTTGATGCGTGATTCAGTTGAGCTGCTTAAACCGCTTGCTACCTTTGAAAATGCTGAAATAAAATTGGAACTGGTTCCAAGTAACGATGTTGTAGGAGATGCTGAGCATTTAATGCAGGCAATCATGAATGTGCTGAAGAACTCAATCGAATCCATCGAGGGAGGGGGCCGGATCACTGTAGCTAAAAAACCGGATTACTTTAATGGCAAAGTGATTGTCACAATTGCTGATACCGGCAAGGGAATGACGGAGGAACAGCTTCAGAATATCGGTTTGCCATTCTATACAACGAAAACAAAAGGTACGGGTCTTGGAACGATGATTACGAGCCGCCTCATTCACGATATGGATGGAGAAATTGAATACACCAGCAAAATAAATGAAGGAACAGTAGTCACAATTACCTTAAAAGCTTATACCAGCTTGACTTAA
- a CDS encoding DinB family protein, with product MNQLKESRMMVDWAEQLNEVKEELFFMPIQEGKWSPAEILAHLTAWDQYTLEQHFESIGEGMVQFDPFPDFDSFNAKAAAQARNGADKSQLIREFMETRLRIIQYVESKPQEKRKQSFWIGSHRFTIESYVEDFLEHDRHHRKQIDKAVGIEEM from the coding sequence ATGAATCAATTGAAAGAATCTAGGATGATGGTTGATTGGGCGGAGCAATTAAATGAAGTGAAGGAAGAACTTTTTTTCATGCCGATTCAAGAAGGAAAATGGTCTCCTGCTGAAATTCTTGCTCATTTGACGGCTTGGGATCAATATACTCTTGAACAGCATTTTGAGAGCATAGGAGAGGGAATGGTACAATTTGATCCGTTTCCTGACTTTGATTCATTTAATGCCAAGGCAGCAGCCCAGGCGAGGAATGGAGCTGACAAATCACAGTTAATCAGAGAATTCATGGAAACAAGACTGCGCATTATACAATATGTTGAGAGTAAGCCGCAGGAAAAGCGGAAGCAGTCTTTTTGGATTGGAAGTCATAGGTTCACTATCGAATCTTATGTAGAGGATTTTTTAGAGCACGACCGCCATCATAGAAAGCAGATTGATAAAGCTGTGGGTATAGAAGAAATGTAA
- a CDS encoding NCS2 family permease: MTNKEGLLLKSIFLLKENETTFKREVLAGLVSYLTAVYIIAVNASILSDAGIPLEAGMIATVLASFIGCLLMGLIGNTPIILVPGMGVNALFTYTICQSMGIPWQQGLAVVVISGALFAAVSFTKLTELLTASIPSSLKEAITVGIGIFLTFIGLQKAGLVQASETTFVRLGDLTDPAVIASILTLIVTVVLFARGVPGHFLISILAGTLIAFSFGLFNTGMASERSEGFSSYIEVLGSISFIGIADLAFWIGVFSLTMVIVFENVGLVHGHTAMIKRGDRFKRSLQANSISAITSGFLGTSPTVSTVESAAGISAGGRTGLTAITTGLLFLASLLFLPYIKLIPDTAIAPILILIGGLMIQNIQNIDLQDFSESFPAFLIIALIPLTYSIVDGMAFGFIAYPILKMAMKRSKEIAFPLYIIALLFLASMIFHSV, from the coding sequence ATGACAAACAAGGAAGGATTACTGTTGAAATCAATTTTTCTGCTTAAAGAAAATGAAACAACGTTTAAACGGGAAGTACTCGCAGGTCTTGTATCGTACTTGACAGCGGTTTACATTATTGCCGTGAATGCATCCATTCTCTCAGATGCAGGCATTCCGCTTGAAGCAGGAATGATTGCCACTGTACTCGCATCTTTTATAGGGTGCCTGCTAATGGGACTGATAGGAAACACCCCCATCATTTTAGTACCTGGCATGGGCGTAAATGCATTATTTACGTATACCATTTGCCAATCAATGGGGATTCCCTGGCAGCAGGGATTGGCAGTAGTGGTGATATCAGGGGCGCTGTTTGCAGCCGTTTCATTCACAAAACTGACAGAGCTTCTAACCGCCTCCATTCCCTCCTCTCTGAAAGAAGCCATCACCGTAGGAATTGGAATTTTCCTTACTTTTATCGGTCTTCAAAAAGCAGGTCTTGTGCAAGCGAGCGAAACAACGTTCGTCCGGCTTGGGGACTTAACGGATCCTGCTGTTATAGCATCGATATTGACCCTGATTGTGACAGTTGTCCTTTTTGCCAGAGGTGTGCCGGGACATTTCCTGATCAGCATACTTGCAGGGACATTGATTGCCTTTTCTTTCGGATTGTTTAACACGGGAATGGCTTCTGAACGTTCCGAAGGATTCAGCAGCTACATTGAAGTGCTTGGGTCTATCTCATTCATTGGAATAGCGGACCTTGCTTTCTGGATCGGTGTTTTTTCTTTGACTATGGTTATCGTTTTTGAAAACGTAGGACTCGTTCATGGTCATACTGCTATGATTAAACGAGGTGACCGTTTCAAACGTTCGCTTCAGGCGAATTCCATTTCAGCCATTACATCAGGTTTTTTAGGAACAAGTCCAACGGTAAGCACCGTTGAATCTGCTGCTGGAATATCTGCCGGCGGAAGAACCGGGCTGACCGCTATAACGACAGGTTTATTATTTTTGGCATCCTTGCTTTTCCTGCCTTATATTAAACTGATACCTGATACCGCGATTGCCCCAATTCTGATTTTAATCGGGGGACTAATGATTCAGAACATCCAGAACATCGACTTGCAGGATTTCTCTGAAAGCTTTCCTGCATTCCTGATTATTGCTCTGATCCCCCTCACATACAGTATTGTAGATGGAATGGCTTTCGGTTTTATTGCTTATCCTATTTTGAAAATGGCGATGAAACGTTCAAAGGAAATCGCTTTTCCATTATATATAATTGCCTTGCTCTTTTTAGCAAGCATGATCTTTCATTCTGTATAG
- a CDS encoding MFS transporter — protein MSEIKTASNKGSMLKSSWPIFFSLPVLSWALYDFANTIFSSNMITIFFPFYLEEAIGSSERMDQIASTFLSYANAAAGMFLVLFSPLFGVEIDRTGKKKTYIIRFTAVTVLCTVLMGIFGSVKLPGSLLGLPASLGIVVILFILAKFFYSSSLIFYDAMITDVSNAKSLPIISGFGVAVGYVGTLAGLTVYPFIGGENFHLAFIPTAILFAVFTLPLLFFTKDQPIHNQEQKKHFMSGYKEIFETFNDLKRYRPAFLFMIAYFFINDALATAIAMMAIYAKTIVGFSNSQFILLYLVSTIASIGGSFLFGFITKAQGAKRAVMAVGFILIAALLIAVAATEQWMFWMAGSLFGISLGAVWVTSRTLIVELTPEEKRGQFFGLFAFSGKVSSVVGPFIYGTITLLLADYGDLASRAALASLMVMAAAGLVIHNRIPYTRPSLLD, from the coding sequence ATGTCTGAAATTAAGACCGCTTCGAATAAGGGATCTATGCTTAAGTCATCCTGGCCCATCTTCTTTTCCTTGCCCGTCTTATCCTGGGCCCTTTATGATTTTGCCAATACCATTTTCTCCTCCAATATGATCACGATATTTTTCCCCTTCTATTTGGAAGAAGCGATTGGAAGCAGTGAAAGAATGGATCAGATTGCGAGTACGTTTCTTTCTTATGCAAATGCCGCAGCTGGGATGTTTCTTGTATTGTTTTCACCGCTGTTTGGTGTTGAAATTGACCGGACCGGCAAAAAGAAAACATATATCATCCGATTTACTGCTGTAACGGTCCTATGTACGGTGCTTATGGGAATCTTTGGTTCGGTCAAGCTGCCCGGAAGCCTGCTCGGTTTACCAGCTTCACTTGGTATTGTTGTCATCCTTTTTATTCTTGCAAAATTCTTTTATTCATCCAGTCTCATTTTTTACGATGCTATGATTACGGATGTGAGTAATGCGAAGAGCCTGCCGATAATTTCAGGGTTTGGGGTAGCGGTTGGTTATGTGGGAACCCTTGCAGGTCTGACTGTTTATCCATTCATAGGCGGTGAAAATTTTCATCTCGCCTTTATTCCAACGGCCATTCTCTTTGCTGTATTCACCCTGCCGCTTCTTTTTTTTACTAAGGATCAGCCCATACATAACCAGGAGCAGAAAAAGCATTTCATGAGCGGGTATAAAGAAATTTTTGAAACATTCAATGATTTGAAACGATACCGGCCTGCTTTTTTGTTTATGATTGCTTATTTTTTCATTAATGATGCTCTTGCGACGGCAATTGCGATGATGGCAATTTATGCGAAAACCATCGTCGGCTTCTCAAACAGCCAGTTCATTTTGCTTTACCTCGTTTCTACGATAGCAAGTATTGGCGGCTCCTTTCTATTTGGATTTATCACAAAAGCGCAAGGCGCAAAAAGAGCGGTTATGGCAGTAGGCTTTATCCTGATTGCTGCGCTTCTAATTGCTGTGGCAGCAACTGAGCAGTGGATGTTCTGGATGGCAGGAAGCTTATTCGGCATATCACTTGGAGCGGTTTGGGTAACATCGAGAACGCTTATTGTGGAACTTACCCCTGAGGAAAAACGCGGACAATTTTTCGGTTTATTTGCTTTCTCCGGGAAAGTATCATCGGTAGTGGGACCATTCATTTATGGCACGATTACACTGCTCCTCGCTGATTATGGCGATTTGGCAAGCAGGGCAGCACTGGCTTCATTAATGGTCATGGCTGCTGCGGGATTAGTCATTCATAACCGTATACCATACACACGGCCATCGCTATTGGATTAG
- a CDS encoding glycoside hydrolase domain-containing protein: MARKAWGIDSAKKADQDLYNCVKKYYGTPAYWGRYLADVPGVSRGLSKLEISFIHSKGIKVLPIYNVFDQAIQYDKGAIAVRNAVFHARRLDIAEGTVIFANIEHFFSVQPEWIAAWSEKMSETGYRPGFYHDPVKGDFSEAYCAAVSKNSKIANQSILWSTRPETGTSKEYEAPPFNPAKPPCKGNVWIWQYGRDAKNCPIDTNLADDRLLKYLY; encoded by the coding sequence ATGGCGCGCAAGGCTTGGGGAATTGATTCTGCCAAAAAGGCAGATCAGGACTTATATAATTGTGTGAAAAAATATTACGGTACCCCTGCATACTGGGGAAGGTACTTGGCTGATGTTCCGGGAGTATCCAGAGGATTATCCAAGCTTGAGATAAGTTTTATTCACAGCAAGGGTATAAAGGTTTTGCCGATTTATAACGTCTTTGATCAAGCAATACAATATGATAAAGGAGCGATCGCTGTCCGAAATGCTGTATTTCATGCCCGGCGTCTGGATATTGCAGAGGGTACAGTCATTTTTGCTAATATCGAGCATTTTTTCTCGGTACAGCCGGAATGGATTGCAGCGTGGTCTGAAAAAATGTCAGAAACCGGCTATCGTCCAGGATTTTATCATGATCCGGTTAAAGGAGATTTTTCTGAAGCGTATTGCGCTGCTGTTAGTAAAAACAGTAAAATTGCCAATCAGAGTATCCTTTGGAGTACAAGGCCTGAAACGGGAACAAGCAAGGAATATGAGGCACCTCCGTTTAATCCTGCAAAGCCTCCGTGCAAAGGGAATGTCTGGATTTGGCAATATGGAAGAGACGCTAAAAACTGCCCGATTGATACAAATCTAGCAGATGACCGCCTTTTAAAATATTTATATTAA
- a CDS encoding chemotaxis protein, with product MDMNKGILLDSGTNELELVEFLIGENRFGINVIKVKEIIQPAEVTVVPHSHPNIAGIMELRGEVLPVIHTAKALNLPDQEPTRADKFIVTEFNNQKLIFHVHGVTQIHRVTWDHIEKPSSMYQGLEAHVTGVVQLNEKMVLMLDFEKIVVDIDPSSGLTIDRIKKLGKRERSGKKIVVAEDSPMLRKLLKETLEEAGFSEVEFFENGRDALEFLENMASADGPMRDRIQLVITDIEMPQMDGHHLTKRIKENTRLQELPVIIFSSLITNDLMHKGVKVGAAAQVSKPEIDKLVALIDQFIL from the coding sequence ATGGATATGAACAAAGGAATATTACTTGACAGCGGGACAAATGAATTGGAATTGGTTGAGTTTCTAATTGGAGAAAACCGCTTTGGTATTAATGTAATAAAAGTTAAAGAAATCATTCAGCCTGCTGAAGTAACAGTGGTGCCTCATTCTCATCCAAATATTGCAGGAATTATGGAACTCCGGGGTGAGGTGCTCCCTGTAATTCATACAGCAAAAGCTCTAAATTTACCTGATCAAGAACCAACGAGAGCCGACAAATTTATTGTTACCGAGTTTAATAATCAAAAACTCATTTTTCACGTTCATGGAGTTACACAAATTCATCGGGTTACATGGGATCACATTGAGAAGCCTTCGTCCATGTACCAGGGACTTGAAGCTCATGTTACAGGAGTGGTTCAGCTAAATGAGAAAATGGTATTAATGCTGGATTTCGAAAAAATAGTGGTAGATATTGATCCGTCTTCAGGCTTGACAATAGACAGGATAAAGAAGCTTGGAAAAAGAGAGCGATCCGGCAAGAAAATAGTGGTTGCAGAAGATTCTCCGATGCTGAGGAAGCTTTTGAAAGAAACGCTGGAAGAGGCTGGATTTTCAGAAGTGGAGTTTTTCGAAAACGGAAGAGATGCGCTTGAATTTCTTGAGAATATGGCGTCTGCTGACGGCCCGATGCGTGATCGCATTCAGCTTGTTATCACGGATATTGAGATGCCGCAGATGGACGGGCATCATTTGACAAAGAGGATTAAAGAGAACACCAGGCTGCAAGAGCTTCCGGTCATTATTTTTTCTTCCTTAATTACAAACGATTTAATGCATAAAGGTGTAAAGGTTGGAGCTGCTGCTCAGGTAAGCAAACCAGAGATTGATAAGCTGGTTGCATTAATTGATCAATTTATCTTATAG
- a CDS encoding HD domain-containing protein translates to MISEAKRFAEFAHRGQVRKLSGVPYFVHVENTATILLKAGASEELVAAGYLHDIVEDTDAKLDDIKEKFGSAVAELVAFNTEDKTKSWEERKQATIDHAASASLEEKMLLAADKLDNLKSIDHEIIKYGDQVWQHFSRGKEQQAWYYSQVVQQLYANLKPQEVPTYFYSLQRLQKRLFSETIK, encoded by the coding sequence ATGATAAGCGAAGCGAAGAGGTTTGCAGAATTTGCGCATAGGGGCCAGGTGCGCAAATTGTCCGGAGTCCCATACTTTGTTCACGTTGAAAACACCGCGACCATCCTGCTCAAAGCAGGAGCTTCTGAGGAATTAGTCGCAGCAGGATATCTTCATGATATTGTGGAAGATACAGATGCTAAACTCGATGATATCAAAGAAAAATTCGGATCTGCTGTGGCAGAACTGGTGGCCTTTAATACGGAAGATAAAACAAAATCCTGGGAAGAACGCAAACAAGCTACAATTGATCACGCAGCATCAGCAAGCCTGGAAGAAAAAATGCTGTTAGCTGCAGATAAATTAGATAATCTTAAAAGCATAGATCATGAGATAATAAAATACGGGGATCAGGTGTGGCAGCACTTTAGCAGAGGGAAGGAACAGCAGGCTTGGTATTACAGCCAGGTTGTGCAGCAGCTGTACGCAAATTTAAAGCCACAAGAGGTTCCTACGTATTTTTATTCGCTTCAAAGGCTTCAGAAGAGGCTGTTCTCTGAGACAATAAAGTAA
- a CDS encoding YkyB family protein has protein sequence MMDRQKEQSLPMTADNIAKAIYTVNRHAKTATNPKFLYFLKKKALIKLISEGKAEKRGLHFSQNPKFSKQQSDVLVCAGSYYFHMPPTKEDFHQLPHLGALNQSYRNPKTHLSLQKAKDLLQMYTGIREEKTGKPVQQARTYVKPVFKKLGEHY, from the coding sequence ATGATGGATAGACAGAAGGAACAATCCCTGCCCATGACAGCTGACAATATTGCAAAAGCCATATATACCGTTAACCGTCATGCAAAAACAGCTACAAACCCTAAATTCCTTTATTTTTTAAAGAAAAAAGCCCTAATAAAATTAATTTCTGAAGGCAAGGCCGAAAAGAGAGGGCTCCACTTTTCTCAAAACCCCAAATTCAGCAAACAGCAGTCTGATGTTTTAGTATGTGCAGGCTCCTATTACTTTCACATGCCCCCTACAAAAGAAGATTTTCATCAACTACCGCACTTAGGTGCACTCAACCAATCCTATCGCAACCCTAAAACCCATTTGTCATTGCAAAAAGCAAAAGATTTGCTTCAGATGTATACTGGAATAAGGGAAGAAAAGACAGGTAAGCCCGTGCAGCAAGCCCGTACATACGTGAAGCCTGTATTTAAAAAACTTGGCGAACATTATTAA